From one Oxyura jamaicensis isolate SHBP4307 breed ruddy duck chromosome 15, BPBGC_Ojam_1.0, whole genome shotgun sequence genomic stretch:
- the GNB1L gene encoding guanine nucleotide-binding protein subunit beta-like protein 1, which yields MAPPPPDPQFVLRGTSAAVHTLHFSCGGQEPDVPLLFSGSENGLINIWNLKTHRADKTLDGHGRKSVCWVEMMDGKDRLLSQGRDQRICLWDLAEGRTSVMDSVFTENVGFCRCSLLKVAQGRWLMATAAKALDEVQVLELPSKTSVCTLKPEAGAKLGMPMCLKLWQINCGSQPLLLAGYEDGSVVLWNLSMGKVLSQLFCHQEPVMSLDFDSEKAKGISGSSEKVLSIWILNEQQNLQVHTTHRLVNAGISDITIRPDKKILATAGWDHRIRVFGWKKLKPLAVLDYHTATVHCVSFSDHKNPSERLLAAGSKDHRISIWSIYTQT from the exons ATGGCTCCACCACCTCCAGATCCGCAGTTCGTGCTGCGAGGCACCAGTGCTGCAGTCCACACTCTGCATTTTTCCTGTGGAGGCCAAGAGCCTGATGTTCCCCTTCTTTTCTCTGG GTCTGAGAATGGGCTTATCAACATCTGGAACCTAAAAACACACAGAGCGGACAAAACACTGGATGGCCATGGAAGAAAATCTGTCTGCTGGGTGGAAATGATGGATGGTAAAGACAGGCTCCTCAG CCAGGGTCGTGACCAGAGGATCTGCCTGTGGGACTTAGCAGAGGGACGGACTTCAGTGATGGATTCTGTCTTCACGGAGAATGTGGGATTCTGCAGATGTTCTCTGTTAAAAGTGGCACAGGGACGCTGGCTAATGGCCACGGCAGCCAAAGCGCTGGATGAG GTTCAGGTTTTGGAGCTACCATCCAAGACATCAGTCTGTACCTTGAAGCCAGAGGCGGGTGCCAAGTTGGGCATGCCCATGTGTCTGAAGTTATGGCAG ATCAACTGTGGTTCCCAACCGTTGCTTCTGGCTGGCTATGAAGATGGATCAGTGGTCCTTTGGAATTTGTCAATGGGAAAAGTGTTGAGCCAACTTTTTTGCCACCAGGAACCAGTGATGAGCCTTGACTTTGACTCAGAAAAGGCCAAGGGGATCTCGGGCTCATCTGAAAAGGTGCTTAGCATCTGGATCCTCAATGAGCAACAGAACCTCCAG GTTCACACAACACACAGACTTGTCAACGCTGGCATATCTGATATCACCATCCGTCCAGACAAGAAGATTTTAGCAACAGCAGGGTGGGATCATCGCATCAGGGTCTTTGGCTGGAAAAAACTGAAGCCCTTAGCAGTGCTTGACTACCACACGGCAACTGTCCATTGCGTGTCCTTCTCGGATCACAAAAACCCTAGTGAGAGACTACTGGCAGCTGGTTCAAAAGATCACCGCATCAGTATCTGGTCAATATATACACAGACGTGA